One part of the Tachysurus vachellii isolate PV-2020 chromosome 6, HZAU_Pvac_v1, whole genome shotgun sequence genome encodes these proteins:
- the prokr1b gene encoding prokineticin receptor 1b, whose protein sequence is MTNITHVAVVFVDPHSQAPTDEHEPYLDFYDMDYGIPAEEMPDTTQGLAYFVATIVIGVVLVCIMLVCGIGNFLFIATLARYKKLRNLTNLLIANLAVSDFLVAVVCCPFLVDYYVVKQLSWDHGKVLCACVNYLRTVSLYVSTNALLAIAVDRYMAIIHPLRPRMKHQTAYCLITGVWVVPVIISIPSAYFTSATKVPYGANRSKTFCAQIWTVDQQLYYRSYFLFIFAVEFLCPVLSMALCYMRISRELWFNSVPGFPTDQIRKRLRCRRKTVMVLIGILMAYIICWAPYYGYTILRDFYPTLISREKNSLVAFYIIECIAMSNSMINTFCFVSVKNNTAVYFKRIVLLRWKSTYTSRKTDVRTLSMPVTEEIDCIQLG, encoded by the exons atGACAAACATTACGCATGTAGCAGTAGTGTTTGTAGACCCTCACAGCCAAGCACCCACAGATGAGCATGAGCCCTACCTAGACTTTTATGATATGGACTATGGGATTCCTGCCGAGGAAATGCCGGACACCACTCAGGGCCTGGCCTATTTTGTGGCCACCATTGTTATCGGAGTGGTCCTTGTCTGCATCATGCTTGTGTGTGGCATCGGTAACTTCCTGTTTATAGCAACCCTGGCTCGCTACAAAAAGCTGCGAAATCTCACCAACCTCCTGATCGCAAATTTGGCAGTCTCCGATTTTCTTGTGGCAGTTGTGTGCTGCCCTTTCTTGGTGGATTACTATGTGGTGAAACAGCTGTCCTGGGACCATGGAAAAGTGCTCTGTGCCTGCGTTAACTACCTCCGAACTGTGTCTCTCTACGTGTCCACCAATGCCTTATTGGCCATCGCTGTAGACAG GTACATGGCAATCATTCACCCATTAAGGCCTAGGATGAAACATCAGACTGCATACTGTTTGATAACAGGTGTGTGGGTTGTTCCAGTCATCATATCCATACCATCTGCTTACTTTACATCTGCAACCAAAGTGCCTTATGGTGCCAATCGCAGTAAAACCTTCTGTGCTCAGATCTGGACAGTGGACCAGCAACTTTACTACCGTTCCtacttccttttcatttttgcCGTGGAGTTCCTGTGCCCTGTCCTGAGCATGGCACTGTGCTACATGCGCATCTCCAGGGAGCTTTGGTTCAATAGCGTGCCTGGTTTCCCGACAGATCAGATCCGGAAGCGGTTGCGTTGCCGGAGAAAGACAGTCATGGTTCTTATTGGGATCCTCATGGCATACATTATCTGCTGGGCTCCTTATTATGGCTACACCATCCTGCGTGACTTTTACCCAACACTCATCTCCAGGGAGAAGAATTCACTGGTAGCGTTTTACATTATCGAGTGCATTGCCATGAGCAACAGTATGATCAACACCTTCTGCTTTGTCAGCGTGAAGAATAACACAGCAGTGTACTTCAAGAGGATTGTGCTGCTACGCTGGAAATCCACTTACACTTCTAGGAAGACGGATGTGAGGACACTGTCCATGCCTGTGACTGAGGAAATTGATTGCATACAGCTGGgatga